The following are from one region of the Actinomyces sp. oral taxon 897 genome:
- the rpe gene encoding ribulose-phosphate 3-epimerase, whose protein sequence is MEPAIHPSILNCDVAHLARELDRVAADPSSGRAGADGVHVDVMDNHFVPNLSWGLPVVQAVLAHTPLPVDAHLMIEAADRWAPAYAEAGCHTVTAHLEASTAPVRLARELHRLGSQAGIALRPATPLEAVADVLGEFDMLLIMTVEPGFGGQSFIDAMLPKIERARRMVGRRGLELRIQVDGGVSATTIGRAAEAGADVFVAGSAVYRASDALDAVDQLRALASAHRHGYVSC, encoded by the coding sequence ATGGAACCTGCTATCCACCCCTCCATCCTCAACTGCGACGTCGCCCACCTGGCCCGTGAGCTGGACCGGGTGGCGGCCGACCCCTCCAGCGGGCGGGCGGGGGCCGACGGGGTGCACGTGGACGTTATGGACAACCACTTCGTGCCCAACCTGTCCTGGGGCCTGCCCGTGGTCCAGGCCGTGCTCGCCCACACCCCCCTGCCCGTGGACGCCCACCTCATGATCGAGGCCGCCGACCGCTGGGCCCCGGCCTACGCGGAGGCCGGGTGCCACACCGTCACCGCCCACCTGGAGGCCAGCACGGCGCCGGTGCGTCTGGCCCGCGAGCTGCACCGCCTGGGCAGCCAGGCGGGGATCGCCCTGCGCCCGGCCACCCCCCTGGAGGCGGTGGCCGACGTGCTGGGGGAGTTCGACATGCTCCTGATCATGACCGTCGAGCCCGGGTTCGGCGGGCAGTCCTTTATCGATGCCATGCTGCCCAAGATCGAGCGGGCCCGGCGCATGGTGGGGCGCCGGGGCCTGGAGCTGCGCATCCAGGTCGACGGCGGGGTGAGCGCGACGACCATCGGCCGGGCCGCCGAGGCGGGGGCGGACGTCTTCGTGGCCGGCAGCGCCGTCTACCGGGCGTCCGACGCCCTGGACGCCGTGGACCAGCTGCGGGCCCTGGCCTCCGCCCACCGCCACGGCTACGTCAGCTGCTAG
- a CDS encoding RsmB/NOP family class I SAM-dependent RNA methyltransferase, whose amino-acid sequence MALRALERVRQDDAYANLVLPPMLDQARAGRRDAAFTTSLTYGTLRLQGRYDAVIAMCSNRPLDQVDALVLDVLRLGVHQLLGMRVPTHAAVSTTVDLASYAAGRGAATFVNAVLRRVAQGDLESWLERVASAAPDEVSALARTHSHPAWVVRAMRQALLGNGRDVGELQALLEADNTEPEVALCARPGLVTPEELASAAWDASHQEPRRGERSPCAVVLAGGDPVRIAAVRDSRAGVEDEGSQLVALVLSEAPLQGRDERWLDLCAGPGGKAALLGARAAQRGATLVANEVAPHRCDLVRAAVRALPERVVEVRCADGREAGRQEPGAYDRVLVDVPCSGLGSLRRRPEARWRRQPRDVTELAALQRDLLASALLAVRPGGVVAYTTCSPHLLETSLVVKDTLAALARKGVEASPLHAGEVAARVSPVPPAGAEQQMLQLWPHLDGTDAMFCALLCRH is encoded by the coding sequence CCTGGTCCTGCCGCCCATGCTGGACCAGGCGCGGGCGGGTCGGCGTGACGCCGCCTTCACCACCTCCCTGACCTACGGCACGCTGCGCCTCCAGGGCCGCTACGACGCCGTGATCGCCATGTGCTCGAACCGGCCCCTGGACCAGGTCGACGCCCTGGTCCTGGACGTGCTGCGCCTGGGGGTCCACCAGCTCCTGGGCATGCGCGTGCCCACCCACGCCGCGGTGAGCACCACCGTGGACCTGGCCTCCTACGCCGCCGGCCGGGGCGCCGCCACCTTCGTCAACGCCGTCCTGCGGAGGGTGGCCCAGGGTGACCTGGAGTCGTGGCTGGAGCGGGTGGCCTCCGCCGCCCCCGACGAGGTGAGCGCCCTGGCCCGGACCCACTCCCACCCGGCCTGGGTGGTCAGGGCCATGCGCCAGGCCCTCCTGGGCAACGGGCGGGACGTCGGTGAGCTCCAGGCCCTCCTGGAGGCCGACAACACCGAGCCCGAGGTGGCCCTGTGCGCCCGTCCGGGCCTGGTCACCCCCGAGGAGCTGGCCTCCGCCGCCTGGGACGCCAGCCACCAGGAGCCCCGGCGGGGGGAGCGCAGCCCCTGCGCCGTCGTCCTGGCAGGGGGGGACCCGGTGCGTATCGCCGCGGTGCGCGACTCACGTGCGGGCGTGGAGGACGAGGGCAGCCAGCTCGTGGCCCTGGTGCTCTCCGAGGCCCCCCTTCAAGGGCGTGACGAGCGCTGGCTGGACCTGTGCGCCGGGCCCGGGGGCAAGGCGGCCCTGCTGGGGGCCCGTGCCGCCCAGCGCGGCGCCACCCTGGTAGCCAACGAGGTCGCCCCTCACCGCTGCGACCTGGTGCGCGCCGCCGTACGGGCCCTGCCCGAGCGGGTCGTGGAGGTCCGCTGCGCCGACGGCCGGGAGGCGGGACGCCAGGAGCCGGGGGCCTACGACCGGGTGCTCGTGGACGTGCCCTGCTCGGGCCTGGGCTCGTTGCGGCGGCGCCCGGAGGCCCGGTGGCGCCGTCAGCCCCGTGACGTCACCGAGCTCGCCGCCCTCCAGCGCGACCTCCTGGCCAGCGCCCTGCTCGCCGTACGCCCCGGGGGGGTAGTGGCCTACACCACCTGCTCCCCGCACCTGCTGGAGACCAGCCTCGTGGTCAAGGACACCCTGGCCGCCCTGGCCAGGAAGGGGGTGGAGGCGAGTCCTCTCCACGCCGGTGAGGTGGCCGCCCGGGTGTCACCGGTGCCGCCGGCGGGGGCAGAGCAGCAGATGCTCCAGCTCTGGCCCCACCTGGACGGTACCGACGCCATGTTCTGCGCGCTGCTGTGCCGTCACTGA